The segment AGTCGAGCACGACCAGGCGCTCCATGACCAGCTGGCGGACGACACGCAGGGCCGCCGCGCAGTCGGTCCCGCTGCTGCGCAGGGTGGCATACAGCTGCTGGAGTGCCTGCGGACCGGGCCGCCCGGGGGGCAGTTGCGGCAACAGGTCGGCGTGACGGCGCCGTATGCGCTGGACGAAACGGGAATGGTCGGCGGGGACGGCGGCTGTCGCCGGTGCGGTGGCCGCGTCCGGCATCAGGCTGCAGGCATCGTTGCGGGTCATAATTCCTGTCGAGTTCTCGATCTGCAAAATGGTTACCCTGCCGCTCCGCCCGTCCCTGCCGCTCAAAGTCCTGACGATTTCGACGCGCGCTCTGCTGTGGCTGATTCTTTTGGCCTGGCTGGTTTTCGGCGCCGCCTGGGCGACGCTGCACTTGGTCATTGTGCCGCGAATCGGCGAGCTGCGCCCGGAACTGGAAACCCGGGCCAGCCAGGCCCTGGGGGTGCCGGTGCGCATCGGGGCCATCGTGGCGCATGACAACAGCCTGTTCCCCTCTTTCGAGCTGAGCGATGTGCAACTGCTGGATCCCGATGGCCGTGCGGCACTGCAGCTGCCGCGTGTGCGGGTCACACTCTCGCCGCGCTCGCTCTGGAACCTGGGCTTCGAACAACTCACCATCGAGAGTCCCGAGCTGGACGTGCGACGCGCGAAGGACGGCCGCATCTTTGTGGCCGGGATCGAGCTGCCGCAGGGCCAGGACAGCGATGGCAGCGCGGCCGACTGGGTGTTTTCGCAGACCGAATGGCTGATCCGCGGCGGTCGCGTCCAGTGGCACGACGAACTGCGCGATGCGCCGCCCTTGTTGCTGCAGGAGGTCGATCTGCGCTTGCAAAACGGCGCGCGCCTGCATGAGCTCCGGCTGGACGCCACGCCGCCCGTGGAGCTGGGTGCCCGCTTCAGCCTGCGCGGGCGCTTCCGCCAGCCCCTGCTCTTTACCAGCGCCGGTGATTGGCGACGCTGGCAGGGCCAGCTCTACGCCGTGTTCGAGCGCGTGGACATGGCCCAGCTGCGCCGCCATGTCCCGCTGCAACTGGAGATGGCCGGCGGCAGCGGTGCCCTGCGTGCCTGGGTCGACGTGGACCAGGGGCGCGTCACGGGCGCCATCGCCGACGTGGCGCTGCTGCAGCTGGGTCTCAAGCTGGGTCCCGAGCTGCCTGCCCTGGACCTGGCCCGTCTCAGCGGCCGGCTGGGGGGAAGCGTCCGGGACGCCGGCTACGAGGTCTACACCCAGGGTCTGAAGTTCGACACCACGGATGGGCTGTCCTGGCCGGGAGGCGACCTGCGTATCAGCCTGGACGAGCCGCTCGAGGGCGTGCTGGCGCGTGGCGAGATCCGCCTCAACGGCATCGACCTGGCCACCGTGGCCCAGCTGGCCCAGCGCCTGCCGCTGGAGCAGCGCGTGCACCGGGCTTTGCAGCTCTACGCGCCCAAGGGCCGGGTCGAGCAGTTGCTGGCGCGCTGGCAGGGACCCTGGGCCGCGCCGGAGCGTTTCGATGCCCGCGGCCGCCTGACCCAGTTGGAGGTCGCCTCGCGCCCGCAACTGCAGCCGCTGGCCGAAGGCGAGCCGCCAGCGGGGAGCGTCGGGTCGCCCGGGGTGCGCGGCCTGACGGTCGAGTTCGACCTGACCCAGGACGGCGGCCGTGCCAGTGTGCTCGTGCAGCAGGGTCATCTGGAATTGCCCGGCATCTTCGAGCAGCCACGCATCGCCCTGGACCAGCTCGCCGCCGAACTGCAGTGGCGGCTGCAGGGCGGTCTGACCAGCCTGCAGATCAACAACGCACGTTTTGCCAATGCCGAGGCCCAGGGTGAATTCCAGCTCAAGTGGCAGACCGGAACAGCCCAGGCGCGCCTGCCCGGGGTGCTGGACCTGCAGGGCAGCCTGAGCCGTGCGGAGCTGTCGGCTCTGCACCGCTACCTGCCACAGGCCATCAAGCCTGAGGTGCGCGACTACCTGCGTCTGGCCCTGCCCCAGGGCTGGGCTGGCGGTGCGCGTTTCCGGGTCAAGGGCGATCTCGCCGATTTCCCCTTCCGCCAGCCGGGGCAGGGCGAGTTCCGCATCACGGCCAGCGTGCACGACACGCATTTCGTCTACGTGCCGGCCGGCCTGCAGCCGACCGGGCAGAAGCCGTGGCCGGCGCTGACCGAGTTGCGCGGCGACCTGCTGCTCGACCAAACGAGCCTGCAGTTGCGCAACGTCAGTGCGCGTCTGGACGGCGCATCGCAGTTGCGCATCAGCCAGGGCGAGGCCCGCATCCCGGACATGGGGCGGGATGCACGGGTGCAGACCAGCCTGCAACTCG is part of the Rhodoferax sp. BAB1 genome and harbors:
- a CDS encoding YhdP family protein — translated: MVTLPLRPSLPLKVLTISTRALLWLILLAWLVFGAAWATLHLVIVPRIGELRPELETRASQALGVPVRIGAIVAHDNSLFPSFELSDVQLLDPDGRAALQLPRVRVTLSPRSLWNLGFEQLTIESPELDVRRAKDGRIFVAGIELPQGQDSDGSAADWVFSQTEWLIRGGRVQWHDELRDAPPLLLQEVDLRLQNGARLHELRLDATPPVELGARFSLRGRFRQPLLFTSAGDWRRWQGQLYAVFERVDMAQLRRHVPLQLEMAGGSGALRAWVDVDQGRVTGAIADVALLQLGLKLGPELPALDLARLSGRLGGSVRDAGYEVYTQGLKFDTTDGLSWPGGDLRISLDEPLEGVLARGEIRLNGIDLATVAQLAQRLPLEQRVHRALQLYAPKGRVEQLLARWQGPWAAPERFDARGRLTQLEVASRPQLQPLAEGEPPAGSVGSPGVRGLTVEFDLTQDGGRASVLVQQGHLELPGIFEQPRIALDQLAAELQWRLQGGLTSLQINNARFANAEAQGEFQLKWQTGTAQARLPGVLDLQGSLSRAELSALHRYLPQAIKPEVRDYLRLALPQGWAGGARFRVKGDLADFPFRQPGQGEFRITASVHDTHFVYVPAGLQPTGQKPWPALTELRGDLLLDQTSLQLRNVSARLDGASQLRISQGEARIPDMGRDARVQTSLQLAGPLDELLRGLIIASPLDAMLGGCWARPVPWATPTCNSSWTCRCSSSSARPCRARSSWPATSCSWRRPCRA